In the Polyangia bacterium genome, one interval contains:
- the asnB gene encoding asparagine synthase (glutamine-hydrolyzing), translated as MCGIAGFVQRDPDARCLGTMLARIAHRGPDGDGQWVRAAPGTGGPWTTAFGHRRLAIIDLATGAQPMGNEDGGVVITFNGEIYNFQALRAPLEAAGHRFGTRSDTETIIHHFEQHGPDGFVDLNGMFAFAIWDAAARRLTLARDRMGIKPLFYGALPDGGLVFGSELTAVLAHPAVARRPDVSGLVSYFFSDYLHPPYTMAREVRQLEPGHVLVWEDGRLSPPRRFWRVPAPGTAAPQDESSLAAALWTKLDDAVHRQLIADVPVGVFLSGGLDSSAVATLASAHAPGRMKAFSIGFEAADFDESEYARLMADRLGVEHVIETLHERNLLDVVDEALGFLDQPLADPSFLPTFLLSRLAARHVKVVVGGDGGDELWGGYPTYLAHLYAGVYRHIPAFVRQQLIGRAVAMLPINDRYQSLEWKLRRFTGRWDDDPIVRHLRWMSSVDLPELARAVRGAADVRPATLDAPLPDTDDQMHRTLALDFTTYMSGSVLTKVDRASMAHGLEVRPPILDNETVDWAFSLPSRFKVRPGQSKYLFKRAARGHVPDVIIDRKKKGFGIPLAAWLRGPLRERLESLLASSPAWDAGLLDQSVFRDWNRQHQARKVDHAKPLWALLVLDHWLRRAFQPSEVR; from the coding sequence GTGTGCGGCATCGCCGGCTTCGTCCAGCGCGATCCGGACGCGCGCTGCCTGGGCACCATGCTGGCGCGCATCGCCCATCGCGGGCCCGACGGCGACGGGCAGTGGGTGCGGGCGGCGCCAGGCACGGGCGGGCCATGGACGACGGCGTTTGGTCACCGTCGGCTGGCCATCATCGATCTCGCCACCGGGGCTCAGCCGATGGGCAACGAAGACGGCGGCGTGGTCATCACCTTCAACGGCGAGATCTACAACTTTCAGGCCTTACGCGCCCCGCTGGAAGCCGCCGGCCATCGGTTCGGCACGCGCAGCGACACCGAGACCATCATCCACCATTTCGAACAGCACGGCCCGGACGGCTTCGTCGATCTGAACGGGATGTTCGCCTTCGCCATCTGGGACGCGGCGGCCCGACGGCTGACGCTGGCCCGGGATCGGATGGGGATCAAACCGCTGTTTTATGGGGCGCTCCCCGACGGTGGTCTGGTGTTCGGGTCCGAGCTGACGGCGGTGCTGGCCCATCCGGCGGTGGCGCGGCGGCCCGATGTGAGCGGGCTGGTCTCGTATTTTTTCTCGGATTATTTACACCCGCCTTACACGATGGCCCGCGAGGTGCGCCAGCTTGAACCCGGGCATGTGCTGGTCTGGGAGGATGGCCGCCTGTCGCCGCCGCGACGTTTTTGGCGGGTGCCGGCGCCCGGGACGGCGGCGCCGCAGGACGAATCATCGCTGGCGGCGGCGTTGTGGACCAAGCTGGACGACGCCGTCCATCGGCAGCTGATCGCCGACGTCCCGGTGGGGGTTTTTTTGAGCGGGGGCCTTGATTCGTCGGCGGTGGCCACGCTGGCCAGCGCGCACGCGCCGGGTCGCATGAAGGCGTTTTCGATCGGCTTTGAAGCCGCCGACTTCGACGAGAGCGAGTACGCCCGGCTGATGGCCGATCGCCTGGGCGTCGAGCACGTGATCGAGACGCTGCACGAGCGCAACCTGCTGGACGTGGTCGACGAGGCGCTGGGCTTTCTGGATCAGCCACTGGCCGATCCGTCGTTCCTGCCCACCTTCTTGCTGTCGCGGCTGGCGGCCCGCCACGTGAAGGTGGTGGTCGGCGGCGACGGCGGCGACGAGCTGTGGGGCGGCTATCCCACCTACCTCGCCCATTTGTATGCGGGCGTCTATCGCCACATTCCGGCGTTCGTGCGCCAGCAGCTCATCGGGCGTGCCGTGGCGATGCTGCCGATCAACGATCGCTACCAGAGCCTGGAGTGGAAGCTGCGGCGGTTCACCGGGCGCTGGGATGACGATCCGATCGTGCGTCACCTGCGCTGGATGTCGTCGGTGGATCTGCCCGAGCTGGCGCGCGCCGTGCGCGGTGCAGCCGACGTGCGTCCGGCGACGCTGGATGCGCCGCTGCCGGACACCGACGATCAGATGCACCGCACGCTGGCGCTGGATTTCACCACGTACATGTCCGGATCGGTGTTGACCAAGGTCGATCGCGCGTCGATGGCGCACGGCCTGGAGGTGCGGCCGCCCATCCTGGACAACGAGACGGTGGACTGGGCGTTTTCGTTGCCGTCGCGGTTCAAGGTGCGCCCAGGGCAGAGCAAGTACCTGTTCAAGCGCGCCGCCCGCGGCCACGTCCCCGACGTGATCATCGATCGCAAGAAGAAAGGGTTCGGCATCCCGCTGGCCGCGTGGCTGCGCGGGCCGCTGCGCGAACGGCTGGAGAGCTTGCTGGCCTCGTCGCCGGCATGGGACGCGGGCCTGCTGGATCAGTCGGTGTTCCGGGACTGGAACCGCCAGCACCAGGCGCGCAAGGTCGATCATGCCAAGCCGCTGTGGGCGCTGCTGGTGCTGGACCATTGGTTGCGGCGCGCGTTCCAGCCGTCAGAAGTTCGGTAG